The following coding sequences are from one Streptomyces sp. V3I7 window:
- a CDS encoding M55 family metallopeptidase, producing MKILISADMEGATGVTWPADVLPGTPQWERCRAMFTSDVNAAALGFFDGGADEVLVNEAHWSMRNLLLEQLDDRVEMITGRHKSLSMVEGVQHGDVDGIAFVGYHTGAGAEGILAHTYLANSITGVWLNDVRASEGLLNAHVVAEYGVPVVLVTGDDLACEDALGYAPEALKVAVKDHVSRYAAVCRTPGRTAADIRAAAKEAAALAVRHEPVEAGPFTVAVEFDAEHLALSATVVPGVARIGERKVAYTSGTMYEAIRTFKAVTTIVSSAVEEQYG from the coding sequence ATGAAGATCCTCATCAGTGCCGACATGGAGGGTGCCACCGGCGTCACCTGGCCGGCCGACGTGCTGCCGGGGACGCCGCAGTGGGAGCGGTGCCGGGCCATGTTCACCTCCGACGTCAACGCCGCGGCCCTGGGCTTCTTCGACGGCGGTGCCGACGAGGTGCTCGTCAACGAGGCCCACTGGAGCATGCGCAACCTGCTCCTGGAACAGCTCGACGACCGGGTGGAGATGATCACCGGCCGGCACAAGTCGCTGTCCATGGTCGAGGGCGTGCAGCACGGGGACGTGGACGGCATCGCCTTCGTCGGCTACCACACGGGCGCCGGCGCCGAGGGCATCCTCGCGCACACCTACCTCGCCAACTCCATCACCGGGGTGTGGCTGAACGACGTACGGGCGAGCGAGGGACTGCTCAACGCGCACGTCGTCGCCGAGTACGGGGTGCCCGTCGTCCTGGTCACCGGAGACGACCTGGCCTGCGAGGACGCGCTCGGGTACGCGCCCGAAGCGCTCAAGGTCGCGGTCAAGGACCATGTGTCGCGGTACGCGGCCGTGTGCCGTACGCCGGGCCGGACCGCCGCCGACATCCGCGCCGCCGCCAAGGAGGCGGCCGCGCTCGCGGTGCGGCACGAGCCGGTCGAGGCGGGCCCGTTCACCGTCGCCGTGGAGTTCGACGCCGAGCACCTGGCGCTGAGCGCGACCGTCGTCCCCGGCGTCGCGCGCATCGGGGAGCGGAAGGTGGCGTACACCAGCGGCACCATGTACGAAGCGATCCGCACCTTCAAGGCGGTCACCACGATCGTCTCGTCGGCGGTGGAGGAGCAGTATGGCTGA
- a CDS encoding M20/M25/M40 family metallo-hydrolase, with the protein MADQPALDEVVRFTSDLIRIDTTNRGGGDCRERPAAEYAAEQLAAAGIEPVLLERTPGRTNVVARIEGTDPGADALLVHGHLDVVPAEAADWSVHPFSGEVRDGVVWGRGAVDMKNMDAMILSVIRFWARQGIRPRRDIVVAFTADEEASAEDGSGFLADRHPGLFEGCTEGVSESGAYTFHDGGGRQIYPIAAGERGTAWLKLTARGRAGHGSKANRENAVTRLAAAITRIGEQEWPLRLTPTVRACLTELAALYGIETDLSDVEGLLEKLGPAARLVESTVRNSANPTMLDAGYKVNVIPGEAVAHVDGRCVPGGEEEFRTTLDLLTGPDVDWEFEHREVALQAPVDSPTFAKMRAAVEEFAPEGHVVPFSMTGGTDAKQFSRLGITGYGFTPLKLPESLDYGALFHGVDERVPVEALHFGVRVLDRFLRTA; encoded by the coding sequence ATGGCTGACCAGCCGGCACTCGATGAGGTCGTCCGGTTCACGTCCGACCTCATTCGCATCGACACCACCAACCGGGGCGGCGGGGACTGCCGCGAGCGGCCGGCCGCCGAGTACGCGGCCGAGCAACTCGCGGCCGCGGGGATCGAACCCGTGCTCCTGGAGCGCACGCCGGGGCGTACGAACGTCGTCGCGCGCATCGAGGGCACCGACCCCGGCGCCGACGCGCTGCTCGTGCACGGTCACCTCGACGTGGTGCCCGCCGAGGCCGCCGACTGGAGCGTGCACCCCTTCTCCGGGGAGGTCCGCGACGGGGTGGTGTGGGGCCGGGGCGCGGTCGACATGAAGAACATGGACGCGATGATCCTCTCGGTGATCCGCTTCTGGGCGCGCCAGGGCATCCGCCCACGCCGGGACATCGTCGTCGCGTTCACCGCCGACGAGGAGGCCAGCGCCGAGGACGGCTCCGGCTTCCTCGCCGACCGGCACCCCGGCCTCTTCGAGGGCTGCACCGAGGGCGTCAGCGAGTCGGGCGCGTACACCTTCCACGACGGCGGTGGGCGGCAGATCTACCCCATCGCCGCGGGGGAGCGCGGCACCGCGTGGCTCAAGCTGACCGCGCGCGGCCGGGCCGGGCACGGCTCCAAGGCCAACCGGGAGAACGCGGTGACCCGGCTCGCCGCCGCGATCACCCGGATCGGCGAGCAGGAGTGGCCACTGCGGCTCACCCCGACGGTGCGCGCCTGCCTCACCGAACTCGCCGCGCTGTACGGCATCGAGACCGACCTGAGCGACGTCGAAGGGCTGTTGGAGAAGCTCGGCCCGGCCGCCAGGCTCGTCGAGTCCACCGTCCGCAACAGCGCCAACCCGACCATGCTGGACGCCGGTTACAAGGTCAACGTGATCCCGGGCGAGGCCGTGGCCCATGTGGACGGGCGCTGTGTGCCCGGCGGCGAGGAGGAGTTCCGCACCACGCTCGACCTGCTGACCGGCCCGGACGTGGACTGGGAGTTCGAGCACCGCGAGGTGGCCCTCCAGGCGCCGGTGGACTCGCCGACGTTCGCGAAGATGCGAGCCGCCGTCGAGGAGTTCGCGCCCGAGGGGCACGTGGTGCCCTTCTCCATGACGGGCGGTACCGACGCCAAGCAGTTCTCGCGGCTCGGCATCACCGGCTACGGCTTCACTCCGCTGAAGCTGCCCGAGAGCCTCGACTACGGGGCGCTCTTCCACGGGGTCGACGAGCGCGTCCCGGTCGAGGCACTGCACTTCGGCGTCCGCGTCCTCGACCGGTTCCTGCGGACGGCCTAG